A part of Streptomyces sp. DSM 40750 genomic DNA contains:
- the ssuE gene encoding NADPH-dependent FMN reductase, with protein MATVLSVSGSPSATSRTARLLRHLDRRLTAQGHEVIPLDVRTIPAEALLGADFRHPAIAEATALFDRADGIVIGTPVYKAAYSGLLKSLLDLLPQYALSGKTVLPLATGGTTAHVLAIDYALRPVLSSMGAAHIVQGWFTLDKDIAVGDDGTLTVAPGSAEALAQIVDQFSEALGSRTALPTAAGRAA; from the coding sequence ATGGCCACCGTCCTGTCCGTCTCCGGAAGCCCCTCCGCCACCTCCCGTACCGCCCGGCTGCTGCGCCACCTGGACCGGCGGCTCACGGCCCAGGGACACGAGGTGATCCCCCTGGACGTCCGCACCATCCCCGCCGAGGCCCTGCTCGGCGCCGACTTCAGGCACCCGGCGATCGCCGAGGCGACCGCCCTGTTCGACCGCGCCGACGGGATCGTGATCGGCACACCTGTCTACAAGGCCGCCTACTCCGGGCTGCTGAAGTCCCTGCTGGACCTGCTGCCGCAGTACGCCCTGTCCGGCAAGACGGTGCTGCCGCTGGCGACCGGCGGGACCACGGCGCACGTCCTGGCGATCGACTACGCCCTTCGCCCGGTGCTCAGTTCCATGGGCGCCGCGCACATCGTCCAGGGTTGGTTCACGCTCGACAAGGACATCGCGGTGGGCGACGACGGCACCCTGACGGTCGCGCCGGGCTCGGCCGAGGCCCTCGCCCAGATCGTCGATCAGTTCTCCGAAGCCCTCGGCAGCCGTACGGCCTTGCCGACTGCTGCCGGACGAGCAGCTTGA